The DNA window GCAGGACGCTTCCGAGCGGGCGTGCTCCGGGCGCTCGCCCCGGCGGGACCACCGACTGCGACTGCGGTCGGCACATCAGGCACCCAGAGCTTGACCGTGTAGCGCTTGCCGTTGACCTCGACGTCGACGTCGCGCTGGACCTTCGGGGCCTGCCCGTCGCCGTCGGCCGACGCGGCTGCGGCCGGCTTCGGCGGCGAGGCCACGCCGGACAGGTCGAGGCGCTCCTCGACCCACTTGGTCGAGTGGCGGGCCTCGGCGAAGTCGGGGTGGGACAGGATCGCCACGTGGGCGGGCACGGTCGTGGCGATGCCCTCGACCCGCAGCTCCCGCAGGGCCCGCAGCATCCGCCGTCGGGCGGCCTCGCGGTCCTCGCCCCACACGACGAGCTTGCCGACCAGGTTGTCGTAGAACTGGCTGATCTCGTCGCCCGACTCGTAGCCGCCGTCCCAGCGGGTGCCGGGGCCGGCCGGGGCGGCGAGCGACGTGATGCGCCCGGGGGAGGGGAGGAAGCGGCCGCCGGCCGGGTCCTCGGCGTTGATCCGGCACTCGATGCTGTGCCCGCGGCGCTCGATGTCGTCCTGCCCGAACGACAGCGGCTCGCCCGCCGCCACCCGCAGCTGCTCGGCGACGAGGTCGGTGCCGGTGACCATCTCGGTGACCGGGTGCTCGACCTGGAGCCTCGTGTTCATCTCGAGGAACCAGAACTCGCCGTCCTGGTAGAGGAACTCGACGGTGCCGGCGTTGACGTAGCCGCACCCCCTGGCCACCCGCACGGCCGCGTCGCCCATGGCCCGGCGGACCTCGTCGGCCAGGCCCGGCGCCGGGCTCTCCTCGACCAGCTTCTGGTGTCGCCGCTGGGCCGAGCAGTCCCGCTCGCCGAGCCACACGCAGTTGCCGTGGGTGTCGGCCATCACCTGCATCTCGATGTGGCGCGGCCAGGTGAGGTAGCGCTCGAGGTACACCTCGTCCCGCCCGAAGTAAGCGGCCGCCTCCCGCCTGGCCGACTCCATGGCCGCCTCGACCTCGGACGGGTCGCCGACCACCTTCATGCCCCGCCCGCCGCCGCCGTACGCGGCCTTGATGGCCACCGGCCAGCCGTGCTCGGCCCCGAAGGCCCGCACCTGGTCGGGCGAGGTGACCTCCTCGGTCAGCCCGGGCACGCCGCTCACCCCGGACCGCTCGGCCGCCCGGCGGGCGGAGATCTTGTCGCCCATCTGCTCGATGGCCTCGGGCGGCGGGCCGACGAAGGTGACGCCCCTCGCCGTGATGGCCCTCGCGAAGTCGGTGTTCTCCGAGAAGAACCCGTAGCCGGGGTGGACGGCGTCGGCCCCGCTGCGCTCGACGGCGTCCAGGATGGCCGCCGTGTTCAGGTAGCTCTCGGCCGCCGTCGACCCGCCGAGGGCGTACGCCTCGTCGGCCAGGCGGACGTGCAGCGCGTGCCGGTCGAGGTCGGAGTAGACGGCGACCGACGCGATCCCGAGCTCCCGGCAGGCGCGGACGACCCGGACGGCGATCTCGCCGCGGTTGGCGATGAGGACCTTGGAGAGCACGGTCCCTATCGTGTCAGGCCTGGAACCGACCGAGCTCCACCCGATCGCGCCGGCGGTCGCCGGCAGCCGCTTCGCCGAGGTGCGCTGGGTGAGGGAGACCGGCTCCACGAACGCCGACCTCCTCGCCGCCGCCGGCGACGGCGCCGCCGAGGGGACCGTGCTCGTCGCCGACCACCAGACGGCCGGCCGGGGCCGACTCGGGCGCCGGTGGGACGCGGCCCCCGGCGACGGGCTGCTGTTCTCGGTCCTGCTCCGCCCGTCCCTGCCGCCCGACCGCCTCCACCTGTGCTCGCTGGCCGTCGCCCTCGCCGCCATCGACGGCTGCGAGCAGGCGGCCGGCGTGCGGCCCGGGCTGAAGTGGCCGAACGACCTCGTGGTCGGCGACCGCAAGCTGGCCGGGGTGCTGGCCGAGGCGGCGGTGGTGGGCGACCGGGTCGACGCCGTGGTCGTCGGCGTCGGCGTGAACGTCAGGGCCGACGGGCTGCCGCCGGAGCTTCGCTCGACGGCGGTCGGGCTGGCCGAGGTGGCCGAGGGGCCGGTGGAGAGCGGCGTGCTGCTCGTCGCCGTCCTGCGGGCCCTCGACCGGTGGTGGGGGACGGTCGCGGTGGGCGAGGACGGCTGGGCGACGGTGGCCGACGCGGCGAGGGCGGCGTCGACCACGCTCGGGCGCGACGTCAGGGTCGAGCGGCCCGGCGGCGACCTCGACGGCGTGGCCGAGGCGCTCGACGACGCCGGGCGGCTGGTCGTGGTGGACGCCGCCGGCCACCGCCATGCGGTGGCGGCCGGCGACGTGACCCACCTCCGCCCGCTCCCGCCGACCTAGACGGGGCGAGGGCAGGACCTGCCTCAGCCGCGTCCGCCCGCCTCGCAGTTCACGATCGTGCCGCCCTGCGGGTAGACGTCGCACAGGTCGACCTCGGCGCCGCCGTCGAGGGCGTCCTGGTTCTCCTGGCCGAACAGCTGGTCGTCGCCGGTCCCGCCGTACAGGCGGTCCTGGCCGTAGCCGCCCTGGAGCGTGTCCGACCCGGCGTTGCCGTAGAACACGTTGGGCAGGCCGAGCCCGACGAGCAGGTCGTCGCCGGCCCCGCCCCTGATCTCCTCGAAGTCGGAGCGGACGTTGTCGCCCTCGCCGGCCTCGCCGTCGCCGGCGACGCCGTCGGGGGTGACGGTGACCGCCGTCGGCCGGCCGCTGTAGTCGAGGACGTCCCAGTGGGCGTCGCCGGTGATCAGGTCGGCGCCGTTCGGGGCCGTGCCCTCGAGGAACACGTCGTTCTCGCTGCCGCCCCGCACGTCGTCGTTGCCGAGGCCGCCGTCGAGGACGTCGGCCCCGCCGGCGCCGTCGATGTAGTCGGCGCCGTTCCCGCCGGTGACCGTGTCCCTGCCGGCGCCGCCGAGGACCATGTCGTCGCCGTCGCCGCCGATGATCGTGTCGTTGTCGTCCGAGCCGCAGATGCGGTCGTTGCCGCCCCGGCCGTCGATGTAGTCGTCGCCGCCGCGGCCGACGATGACGTCGTTGCCCTCGGTGCCGATCAGGCGGTCCGCCCCGCTGTAGCCCGGGATCGTCGGCCGCAGCCCGAAGCACGTCGTCGCCGCGTCGGCCGGCCCCGTCCCGACCACCAGGGTGGCGGCCCCGAGCAGGACCACCGCCGCCGTCCTCGCACCCTGTCGGATCCCCATCGCTCGCTTCCCCTCGCCGTACGCCCAGGTGTGAGCCCGTTACTCTCCGTAGGGGTCATCGGCGCGGGAGGGGGCGACCCTTAGGGATCGTCCTCGTGTTCCTCGATGGAGCGGAACAGGTCGGCGACGGGCGCGGTCAGGGGGCCGGGCGCCGGGAGGGGGCGGCCGTCGATGGCGGCGACGGGCTGGACCCCGCGGGTGGTGGACACGAGGAACGCCTCGGTGACCGAGCCGAGGGCCGCGACGGGGACGGCGAGCTCCTCGACGGCGGCCCGCTCGAGGACGATCGCCCTGGTCACACCGGCCAGGCAGCCCGAGGTGAGCGGCGGCGTGACCAGCCGGCCGTCGAGGGCGAGGACGATGTTCGACCCGGTCCCCTCGCACACGTCGCCGGCCAGGTTGGCGAACAGCGCCTCGTCGGCGCCGGCGTCGGCGGCGGCCGCCAGGGCCCGCACGTTCTCGGCGTAGGAGGTCGTCTTCAGCCCGGCCAGCGCCCCCCGCTCGTTCCTCGGCCAGGGCACGAGGGCGAGGGTGGCGGACGGCGGCGGCGGGGTCAGCGGCCCGGCGGCGACGACCACGGTGGGTGGCGACTCGGCGCGCGCCGTTCCCAGCGGGCCGGGCCCGCCGGTGACCGTCACCCGGAGCTTGCCCGGCCGGTCGCCGAGCCCGGCGGCGGCGACGACGTCGGCCATCGCCCGGCGGAGGACGGCGTCGTCGGGCACGGCGAGGCGCAGCGCCTGGCCCGACCGCCGGAGGCGCTCCAGGTGGCGGCGGGCGGCGAAGGGGATCCCGCGCACGACCTTCAGGGTCTCGAACACGCCGTCGCCGACGACCACGCCGTGGTCGAGGGCGGACAGGTGGCGGCCGGCGGGGTCCACGAGGTCCCCGTCGACCCACAGCGCGGTCACACCGGTGGCGCCCTGGGGTACGGGTGCTGGCACCCGCCCAGCGTAGGATCGCCGCCCACGGCGGGCCGGTGACTCGACGAGGAGTGCCGATGGACTTCGAGCTGTCCGAGGAGCAGGAGGCGTTCAGGAAGGTCGTCCGCGACTTCGCGGAGTCCGAGATCGCGCCGCACGCCGAGGCGTGGGACCGCGACCACGTCTTCCCGGTGGACACCGTTCGGGCGATGGGCGACCTCGGCCTGTTCGGCATCCCCTTCCCCGAGGAGTACGGCGGCGGCGGGGCCGACCTCACGACCCTGTGCGTCGCCATCGAGGAGCTGGCGCGGGTCGACCAGTCGATGGCGATCACCCTGGAGGCGGCGGTCGGGCTCGGCGCCAGCCCGATCTTCCGGTTCGGCACGGAGGAGCAGCGCCAGCGGTGGCTGCCCGACCTGTGCGCCGGCCGCGCCCTCGGCGCGTTCGGCCTCACCGAGCCGGGCGGAGGGAGCGACGCCGGGGCCCCCCGCACCCGGGCCGACCTGGACGAGGCCGCCGGCGAGTGGGTGGTGAACGGCGAGAAGGCGTTCATCACCAACGCCGGCACGCCGATCACCTCGGTCGTCACGATCACGGCGAGGACGGGGCCGGGGGAGATCAGCAGCATCGTCGTCCCCGCCGGGACGGCCGGGCTGGAGGTCGCCCCGCCCTACCGGAAGATGGGCTGGCACGCCTCGGACACGCGGGGCCTGGCGTTCACGGACTGCCGGGTGCCGGCCGACCACCTGCTCGGCCAGCGGGGCCGGGGCTTCGCCAACTTCCTCGCCACCCTGGACGAGGGCCGCATCGCCATCGCCGCCCTGGCCGTCGGCACCATCCAGGCCTGCCTCGAGCACAGCGTCGCTTATGCCGGCGAGCGCCAGGCCTTCGGCCGGCCCATCGGCGCCAACCAGGGGGTGGCCTTCAAGTGCGCCGACCTCGCCGTCATGGCCGAGTGCGCGAGGGCGCTCACCTACAAGGCGGCGTGGCTGCGCGACGTCGGCCGCCCGTACAAGCGGGCCGCGGCGATCGCCAAGCTCTACGCCACCGAGGCGGCCGTGACGGCCACCAGGGAGGCCACCCAGATCTTCGGCGGCTACGGGTTCATGGACGAGACGCCGGTCTCCCGCTTCTACCGCGACTCGAAGATCCTGGAGATCGGCGAGGGCACGAGCGAGATCCAGCGGCTCGTGATCAGCCGGGAGCTCGGCCTGCCCGTCACCTGACCGGCCGCCGCCCGGCGACCACCAGGTAGGTCACGGCGTACACGAACCCGCGGCCGGCGGCCCCGTCGACGGCCGCCTCCCAGGCGGCCACGTCGTGGTCGGCCCATCCCCAGAGCCGGGGCCAGCTCCGCAGGCCGAACGCGTCGGCCGGGTCGGTCAGCACGAGGGCGACGGCGTCGACGGTCACATCGGCCAGCCCCGCCGCCCCGAGGAGCGCGGGCAGCCGGCGGGCGAGCGTGCCGTTGCGGTAGCCGCGGTCGCGGCGCCCGGCGACGACCCGCTCGACCAGCGCGGGCGGCGCCCCCGGCACCTCGACGACGAGTGACCCCTGGTCGGGGTCGGCCACGACGACGGCGCCTCCCGGCCGCGTCACCCGCACCAGCTCGGCCAGCGCCGCCTCCGGGGCGGCCAGGTGCTGGAGCACGCGGTCGGCGCGGGCGGCGCCGAACGCCCCGGCCGGGAACGGCAGCCGCGCCGCGTCCGCGACGGCGACCGTGGCGCCCCGGCGGCGGGCGGTGGCGGCCATGGCGGCCGAGCGGTCGACGCCGACGGCGCGGGTGCCGGGACCGGCGGCGAGCACGTCGAGGCCGGGGCCGCAGCCGACGTCGAGGACGGGCGCCAGCCCGGCCACCCGGCGGCGGGCGACCTCCTTGTAGGCGAGCACCGCGGGCCACCCGTCGACCCGCTCCTGCCACGCCACGGCGCCCGCCACGTCCTCCGCGCCGTCGACGTCCGCGTACGTCTCGCTCACCGCCCGAGCATGCCGGCGCGGGGCCCCGGCAGCGCCGTTGGGGCGGCTGGGCCCGCTGCTACGTTGACCCCGTGCCCACCTCTCGGAGGGGGCGCCGCCGCCGCACCTGGCCCCAGCGGCTCCTCATCGGGTTCAACATCTTCCTGATCTTCACCTGTCTCGTCACCGCCGCGGGGCTCGGCTACTTCTACTTCAAGTTCGGCCAGCTCCCCCGGATCGAGCTCGGCAACGTGCTGACCGAGGAGACCGGGCCGACCTCGCCCCAGAACTTCCTCGTGGTCGGGGTGGACAGCGCCGAGGGCATCGACCCGAACAACCCGATCACGATCGGCCGGGAGACCCTCGGCGCGGCCCGGTCGGACACGATCATGGTCCTGCGCGTCGACCCGGGCTCGTCCCGGGCCCAGCTCCTGTCGATCCTGCGCGACCTCTGGGTGCCGATCACCTGCACGGGCGGCGAGGAGCAGCGGGTCAACACGGCGCTCGAGGCCGGCGGGGCGCAGTGCCTGGTCGAGACCGTCGAGCGGGCCCTCGACATCCCGATCAACCACTACGTGCAGGTCGACTGGCTCGGGTTCCAGCGCATCGTGGACGCCGTCGACGGCGTGCCCATCTACTTCCCGAACCCGGTTCGGGACCGCAACTCCGGGCTGCTGATCGAGACCCCTGGCTGCGTCACCCTGGACCCGAACCAGGCGCTCGCGTTCGCCCGGTCCCGCTACTACGAGAACTTCCTCGACGGGCAGTGGCAGCGGGAGGGCTCGGCCGACCGGGGGCGGGTCCAGCGCCAGCAGCTGTTCATCCAGCAGGCGCTGCGGCGGGCGGTGGCCAAGGGCGTGCGCAACCCGATCGTGCTGAACCAGCTGATCGACGTCGCCCTCGACAGCGTGGTCCTCGACGACCAGCTGAGCGCCAAGGACATCTTCCAGCTCGGCAACCGCTTCCGCAGCTTCGACCCGGCGACGCTCGAGACGTACTCGCTGCCGACGGCCGACGAGGTGACCGCGGGCGGGGCCGCCGTCCAGCTCCTCCTCGCCGACGAGGCCGAGCCCATCCTCGACGTGTTCAGGGGCCAGCAGGAGGACGAGGGCGCCGACCTGCCGCCCGGCGAGGTGCGGGTGCGGGTGCTGAACGGGAGCGGGATCACCGGGCAGGCCGGGCAGGCGGCGGCCGACCTCGCCGGCGCCGGGTTCGACGTCATCGGCAGCGGCGACGCCGAGGCGTTCGGGGCGGCGACCACCGTGGTCCGCTTCGCCCCCGGCAAGCAGGTCGAGGCCGACGTGGCCCGGCGCTGGCTGGCGGCCGGCGCCCAGGTGCAGGAGGCGCCCGAGCTGGCCGGCGGCGACGTCGACGTGGTCGTCGTGACCGGGGCCGACTACGCCGGCGTGCGGGCCGAGGCGGCCGCGCCGGACGACGCCTCGCCGGCGGCGACGGCGACCACCGGGACGACGGCACCGTCCCCGTCGACCACCGCGCCGGGCAGCACGACCACCGTGCCGCCCGAGGTCGTCCCGCAGGCGCCCGAGGGCGCCGCGCCCTGCGGCTGACCGGCGCCCGCCCGCTACCCTCGTCCCCCTGTGAAAGGCCTCGTCCTCGCCGGTGGTGCCGGCTCGCGCCTGCGGCCGATCACCCACACGAGCGCCAAGCAGCTGGTGCCGGTGGCGAACAAGCCGATCCTGTTCTACGGGCTCGAGCACCTCGCCGCGGCCGGCATCCGCGACGTCGGCATGATCGTCGGGGACACGAGGGCGGAGATCATGGCGGCCGTCGGCGACGGGACCCGGTGGGGCCTCCAGGTCACGTACCTCCACCAGGAGGCGCCGCTCGGCCTGGCCCACTGCGTGCTGATCGCGCGCGAGTTCCTCGGCGACGACGACTTCGTGATGTACCTGGGCGACAACCTCCTCCAGGCCGGGGTGGCCGGGTTCGTGCGGGGCTTCGAGGCGGCCCGCCGCAGCCACCCCCGGCTGGGCGAGGACGCCGCGCCGTGGGCGGCGTCGATCCTGCTGAAGAAGGTGCCCGACCCGCAGCGCTTCGGGGTGGCCGAGCTGGACGAGGGGGGAGAGGTCGTCCGCCTGGTCGAGAAGCCGGCCGACCCGCCGTCGGACCTCGCGCTCGTCGGCGTGTACCTGTTCGACCGGCACGTGCACGAGGCCGTCCGGGCCATCAAGCCGTCGGCCAGGGGCGAGCTGGAGATCACCGACGCCATCCAGTGGCTGCTCGACAACGGCCACCGCGTCCACCACGAGGTGCTCGACGGCTGGTGGATCGACACCGGCAAGCTCACCCCGCTCCTCGAGGCCAACCGGCTCGTGCTGGAGACGATCGCCCCCCGCGTGGACGGCAGCGTGGACGCGGCGTCGCGGCTGGAGGGCCGGGTCGTGGTCGAGCGGGGCGCCCGCGTCGTCGAGTCCACCATCAGGGGACCGGCCATCGTCGGTGAGTGCACGACGGTCGAGCGCAGCTACGTCGGGCCGTTCAGCGCCATCAGCCACCACTGCACGGTGGTCGACTCCGAGGTCGAGCACTCGATCGTCCTGGAGGGCAGCAGGATCGAGGGGATCCCCCGCCTGGACGGGTCGCTGCTCGGCCGGTCGGTCGAGGTGCGCCGCCGGGAGGACCTGCCGCGGGCGGCCCGGCTGATGGTCGGCGACCACTCGGTGGTCGAGCTCTGATGCCGACCGTCGTCCCCTGCGAGGCCATCGACGGCGTGGTGCTCGTCCACCCCGACGTGCACGGCGACGAGCGGGGCTGCTTCGTCGAGACCTACCGGCGCCAGTGGCTGCCCCTCGGCCGGGAGATGGTCCAGGCCAACCGGGTCGACCGCCAGCGGGGCGCCGTGGTCGGCCTCCACTTCCACCTGCACCAGGCGGACTACTGGTACGTGGTTGGGGGCAGGGCTCGGGTGGTGCTCCACGACCTGCGCGACGGCTCGCCCACCGAGGGGGCGACGTTCACCGTCGACCTCGGCGACGGGGACCACCGCCACACCGGGGTGTTCATCCCGCCCGGCGTGGCCCACGGGTTCGCCGCCCTCACCGACATGACGATGACGTACCTGGTCGACGGCTACTACAACCCGGACGACGAGCTCGGCGTGGCCTGGGACGACCCCGAGATCGGCGCCGACTGGGGCGTGACCGACCCGATCCTGTCGGGCCGCGACCGGTCGAACCCCCGCCGCCGCGACCTCGCCCGCCCCCGCGCCGGCCTCCGGACCTGACCGTGCGCGTCCTCGTCACCGGCGGCGCCGGCTTCATCGGGTCGAACTTCACGCGCTTCTGGCTGGAGCGCCACCCGGGCGACGACGTGGTCGTGCTCGACGCGCTCACCTACGCGGGCAACCCGGCCAGCCTCGCCGACGTGGAGGGGCGGATCACGTTCGTGGAGGGCGACATCGCCGACCTCGCGCTGGTCGAGCGGCTGCTGCGCGACCGCCCGGTCGACGTGGTCGTCAACTTCGCCGCCGAGTCGCACAACAGCTTCGCCCTCGTCGACCCGGGCCGCTTCTTCCGCACCAACGTGCTCGGCACCCAAGCGCTCCTCGAGGCGGCCCGCCGGGTCGGCGTCGGCCGCTTCCACCACATCTCCACCTGCGAGGTGTACGGCGACCTCGACCTCGACAGCGACGAGGCGTTCACCGAGTCCTCGCCCTACCGGCCCCGCACGCCGTACAACGCGTCGAAGGCCGGGGCCGACCACGCCGTGCGCGCCTACTTCGAGACCTGGGGCCTGCCGGTCACGATCACGAACTGCGCCAACAACTACGGGCCGTTCCAGTTCCCGGAGAAGGTCGTCCCGCTGTTCACCACGAACGCGCTGGACGACGAGCCGCTGCCCCTCTACGCCTCGACCCAGAACCGGCGGGAGTGGGTGCACGTGCTCGACCACTGCACCGGCATCGAGGCCGTGCTCGACCGGGGGGTGGTGGGCGAGACCTACCACGTGGGCACGGGGCTCGAGCGCAGCATCGAGCAGATCGCGGACGGCGTGCTGGCCGCGCTGGGCAAGCCCGCCTCGCTGAAGCGCATCGTGCCCGACCGGCCCGGCCACGACCGCCGCTACCTGCTCGACTCGTCGAGGATCCGCAGGGAGCTGGGCTGGTCGCCGTCGGTCGAGTTCGAGCAGGGCCTGGCCGACACGGTGGCCTGGTACGCCGAGCACCGGGACTGGTGGGAGCCGCTGAAGGGCCGGGCGCCGGTGGCCGAGGCCACCGCCTGGTCCCGATGAGGGTCCTCGTCACGGGCGCCGGCGGGCAGCTCGGCAGCGACGTCGTCGCCGTGTGCGAGGCGGCCGGCGACGAGGTGATCGCCGCCGACCACGCCGCCCTCGACGTGGGCGACCGCGACGCCGTGCTCGGCGCCGTCACCACGATCCAGCCCGACGCCGTCGTGCACGCGGCGGCGTGGACGGCGGTCGACGCCTGCGAGGCCGACCCCGAGCGGGCCTTCCGGGACAACGCCATGGCCGCCCGCCACGTGGCCGACGGCTGCCGGCGGGCCGGCGCCCACCTGTGCTTCGTGTCGACCGACTACGTGTTCGACGGGACGAAGGACGGCCCGTACGTCGAGTGGGACGACCCGAGGCCACTGTCGGTCTACGGGCGCTCGAAGCTGGCCGGGGAGCGGGAGGTGGCGGCCCTGGCGCCGGGGTCGACGATCGTGCGGACGTCGTGGGTGTGCGGGCTGCGGGGCTCGAACATGGTGCGCACGGTGCTGCGCCTGGCCGCCGAGCCCGACCGGGCGCTGGCCTTCGTCGACGACCAGCGGGGGTGCCCGACGTTCACCGCCGACCTCGCCGTCGCCGTCCGCCGGCTCACGGTCGGCCGCTTCGCCGGCACGTACCACGTCACCAACGCCGGCCCCGTCTCGTGGTTCGAGTTCGTCGGCGACGTGCTCGAGGCGGCCGGCCACGACCGGTCGCGGGTGCGGCCGATCACGACCGCCGAGCTCGACCCGCCCCGGCCGGCGCCCCGCCCGGCGAACTCGGTGCTCGACAACGCCGCCCTCCGGGCGGCCGGACTTCCGGCGATGCGGCACTACCGTGAGCCGTTGAGGGAACTCGTGGAGGCGATGCTGGGATGAGTGGCCGGATCGCGGTCATCGGCACGGGCTACGTGGGGCTGACGACGGGCGCCTGCCTGGCCCACCTGGGGCACACGGTCGTGTGCGCCGACATCGACGCGGCCAAGGTCGAGCGGCTGAACCGGGGCGAGGTGCCGATCCTCGAGGCCGGGCTGGAGGAGATCGTCCGCGAGGGCCTGGCCGGCGGGCGGTTGTCGTTCGTGGTCGGGGCCAGGGAGGCCGCCGCCATCTGCGAGTTCGCCTTCCTCTGCGTGCAGACGCCCATGGGCCCGGACGGGTCGGCCGACCTCTCGTTCATCGAGGCGGCGGCCGCCGAGATCGCCCCGGTGCTGCCCACCGACGCCGTCGTCGTCAACAAGTCGACCGTCCCCGTCGGCTCCACCCGGGTGGTGGCCCAGGCCCTCGGGCGGGAGGACGTGGAGGTCGTCTCGAACCCGGAGTTCCTCAGGGAGGGAACCGCCGTCCACGACTTCCTCCACCCCGACCGGGTCGTGATCGGCGCCGACGACCAGTCGGCCGCCGTGCGGGTGGCCTCGCTGTACCTCGGCATCCCGGCGCCGGTGATCGTCACCGACCCGGCGTCGGCCGAGACCATCAAGTACGCCAGCAACGCGTTCCTGGCGACGAAGGTCTCCTTCGTCAACGCCATCGCCGCCGTGTGCGAGGCGGTCGGGGCGGACGTGGACGACGTCGTGCTCGGCATGGGCTACGACCGGCGCATCGGCCACGAGTTCCTGCGGCCGGGGCCGGGCTGGGGCGGCAGCTGCCTGGCCGGCGACGAGACCGTGCTGCTGCGCCGGTCCGGGTCGGTGCGGCTCCTCCGCCTGGAGGACGCGTTCGCCGAGGTCGACCGGGTCGGCCCGCAGGGCTGGGAGGTGCTGGCCTGGCGGCCCGACGACCCGGCGCCCGAGTTCTGGCCGGTGGCCGCCTTCACCCGCCGGCCCTTCGACGGCGACGTGGTGGCCGTGACGACGGCGACCGGGCGGCGGGTGGTGGCCACGGCCGACCACCCGTTCGTGGTCGGCGACGGCGTGGACGGGATGCCGGTGGCCGTGCGGCCGGCCGGCGACCTGCGGCCCACCGACTGGCTGCCCGTCGCCCAGGGCTGCCCCGTGCCCGACGCCACGCCGGGCCCGGTCCGCCCGAGCGGGCGGCGCGTGCCCGACGGGGCGTGGGCCCTCGCCGAGGAGGCCAAGCGGGCCGTCGTGGCCGCGCTGTGGGGCGCGCCGGCGCCCGAGATGGTCACCCGGTCGGCGGCGCTGGTGGACGGCCTCGTCCGCCTGCTCGGCGACCTGCGCGTCGTCGCCACCGTCGAGCGGGCCGGCTCCCGCTGGCGGGTGGCCGTCGACGCCGACCAGTCCGAGGACGTCGCCTGGCTGGTCGGCACCGGCACGGGTGCCGCCGGGCGCCGGACCGGGCACCGGCCGCTGCTGAAGTCGGCGACCTGGGACCGGGTGGTCAGCGCCGAGCGCCGGCCGTGGTGCGGCGCCGTCTACTCGCTGGAGGTCCCCGGCCCGGCGACGATCGTCGCCACCGGCGGCCTCGTGGTCCACAACTGCTTCCCGAAGGACACCAAGGCGCTCATCCGCATCGCCGAGGACGCCGGCTACGACTTCGACCTCCTTCGGGGCGTCGTCAACGTGAACGACGAGCAGTTCGACCGGGTGGCGGCCAAGGTGGCGTCGATGGCCGGGGGCGAGATCGCCGGCGTGACCGTCGCCGCCTGGGGGCTGACGTTCAAGGCGAGGACCGACGACCTGCGCGACTCGCCGGCCATGGAGATCATCGGCCGCCTGCACCGGCAGGGCGCCGTCGTGCGGGCCTACGACCCGGCCATCCGCCGCGACCTCGAGGGGATCACCGTGGTCGACGACCCGTACTCGGCCTGCGAGGGGGCCGAGGTGCTCGTCGTGCTCACCGAGTGGGACGAGTTCCGGTGGCTCGACTTCGACAAGGTGAAGAGCGTGATGGCGGCGCCCCGGGTGGTCGACGCCAGGAACCTGCTCGACCGGTCGGCGCTCCTGCGGCGGGGGTTCGCGCACGAGGGCATCGGCCGGGGCGGCTGAGATGGCGAGGGTCGTCGTCACCGGCGGGGCGGGCTTCCTCGGGTCGCACCTGTGCGAGGCGCTGCTGGCCAGGGGCGACGAGGTCGTGTGCCTCGACAACCTCGTCACCGGCCGGGCGCCGAACATCGAGCACCTCTTCGGCCGGCCCGGGTTCACCTTCGTCGAGCACGACGTCACCAACTACGTGTGGGTGCCCGGCCCGGTCGACGCCGTCATGCACTTCGCCAGCCCGGCGTCACCCAAGGACTACCTGGAGATGCCGATCCAGACCCTGAAGGTCGGCAGCCTCGGCACGCACAAGACGCTCGGCCTGGCCAAGGCCAAGGGCGCCCGGTTCTTCCTGGCGTCCACGAGCGAGGTCTACGGCGACCCGCAGGTCCACCCCCAAGTCGAGGGCTACTGGGGCCACGTGAAC is part of the Acidimicrobiales bacterium genome and encodes:
- a CDS encoding biotin--[acetyl-CoA-carboxylase] ligase, which encodes MSGLEPTELHPIAPAVAGSRFAEVRWVRETGSTNADLLAAAGDGAAEGTVLVADHQTAGRGRLGRRWDAAPGDGLLFSVLLRPSLPPDRLHLCSLAVALAAIDGCEQAAGVRPGLKWPNDLVVGDRKLAGVLAEAAVVGDRVDAVVVGVGVNVRADGLPPELRSTAVGLAEVAEGPVESGVLLVAVLRALDRWWGTVAVGEDGWATVADAARAASTTLGRDVRVERPGGDLDGVAEALDDAGRLVVVDAAGHRHAVAAGDVTHLRPLPPT
- a CDS encoding calcium-binding protein; translated protein: MGIRQGARTAAVVLLGAATLVVGTGPADAATTCFGLRPTIPGYSGADRLIGTEGNDVIVGRGGDDYIDGRGGNDRICGSDDNDTIIGGDGDDMVLGGAGRDTVTGGNGADYIDGAGGADVLDGGLGNDDVRGGSENDVFLEGTAPNGADLITGDAHWDVLDYSGRPTAVTVTPDGVAGDGEAGEGDNVRSDFEEIRGGAGDDLLVGLGLPNVFYGNAGSDTLQGGYGQDRLYGGTGDDQLFGQENQDALDGGAEVDLCDVYPQGGTIVNCEAGGRG
- a CDS encoding acyl-CoA dehydrogenase family protein, yielding MDFELSEEQEAFRKVVRDFAESEIAPHAEAWDRDHVFPVDTVRAMGDLGLFGIPFPEEYGGGGADLTTLCVAIEELARVDQSMAITLEAAVGLGASPIFRFGTEEQRQRWLPDLCAGRALGAFGLTEPGGGSDAGAPRTRADLDEAAGEWVVNGEKAFITNAGTPITSVVTITARTGPGEISSIVVPAGTAGLEVAPPYRKMGWHASDTRGLAFTDCRVPADHLLGQRGRGFANFLATLDEGRIAIAALAVGTIQACLEHSVAYAGERQAFGRPIGANQGVAFKCADLAVMAECARALTYKAAWLRDVGRPYKRAAAIAKLYATEAAVTATREATQIFGGYGFMDETPVSRFYRDSKILEIGEGTSEIQRLVISRELGLPVT
- a CDS encoding acetyl-CoA carboxylase biotin carboxylase subunit, yielding MLSKVLIANRGEIAVRVVRACRELGIASVAVYSDLDRHALHVRLADEAYALGGSTAAESYLNTAAILDAVERSGADAVHPGYGFFSENTDFARAITARGVTFVGPPPEAIEQMGDKISARRAAERSGVSGVPGLTEEVTSPDQVRAFGAEHGWPVAIKAAYGGGGRGMKVVGDPSEVEAAMESARREAAAYFGRDEVYLERYLTWPRHIEMQVMADTHGNCVWLGERDCSAQRRHQKLVEESPAPGLADEVRRAMGDAAVRVARGCGYVNAGTVEFLYQDGEFWFLEMNTRLQVEHPVTEMVTGTDLVAEQLRVAAGEPLSFGQDDIERRGHSIECRINAEDPAGGRFLPSPGRITSLAAPAGPGTRWDGGYESGDEISQFYDNLVGKLVVWGEDREAARRRMLRALRELRVEGIATTVPAHVAILSHPDFAEARHSTKWVEERLDLSGVASPPKPAAAASADGDGQAPKVQRDVDVEVNGKRYTVKLWVPDVPTAVAVGGPAGASARSTPARKRPA
- a CDS encoding methyltransferase domain-containing protein is translated as MSETYADVDGAEDVAGAVAWQERVDGWPAVLAYKEVARRRVAGLAPVLDVGCGPGLDVLAAGPGTRAVGVDRSAAMAATARRRGATVAVADAARLPFPAGAFGAARADRVLQHLAAPEAALAELVRVTRPGGAVVVADPDQGSLVVEVPGAPPALVERVVAGRRDRGYRNGTLARRLPALLGAAGLADVTVDAVALVLTDPADAFGLRSWPRLWGWADHDVAAWEAAVDGAAGRGFVYAVTYLVVAGRRPVR
- a CDS encoding aminotransferase class IV, with product MPAPVPQGATGVTALWVDGDLVDPAGRHLSALDHGVVVGDGVFETLKVVRGIPFAARRHLERLRRSGQALRLAVPDDAVLRRAMADVVAAAGLGDRPGKLRVTVTGGPGPLGTARAESPPTVVVAAGPLTPPPPSATLALVPWPRNERGALAGLKTTSYAENVRALAAAADAGADEALFANLAGDVCEGTGSNIVLALDGRLVTPPLTSGCLAGVTRAIVLERAAVEELAVPVAALGSVTEAFLVSTTRGVQPVAAIDGRPLPAPGPLTAPVADLFRSIEEHEDDP